Genomic DNA from Candidatus Brocadia sp.:
AGGAAGTCGATAAGGCGGCAGAAGAAGCCGGGAAGCAGATCGAAAAAGCTGGCGAGAAAATCCAGGACGAGGCAAAAGACGCCGGGAAATAATAGCCTGGCGAGGTGCGCAGATTGAAGCTGACGACTTCGCGCCTGCGCGGCTAAGTTTATGTAGGTTGGGCTAAGGAAAGAACCACAGATTTCCATAAACCCATCTAATGGTTGATGTTGGGTTTCGCTTATGCTCTACCCAACCTACATAGGTGAAACCGGTAATACGTTAATGTTCAGATGGGATTGATTCTCATGGGAGCAACTGAAATCGGTCATCGATCAGACATGCATCCCGGTAACGCCGCGGCAACCCATCAGAAACTAGAAGCCGGTGTGTGGAAGGCAAAATCGTTTTGAAGCATTATCAAAAAATTAAGGAGCATGAAAGGAGACTAAATCATGGCTATTGTTAAAGTAATCGAAGTTTTAGCGCAGTCGGAGAAAGGGTGGGAGGACGCTGCCCAGGAGGCGCTGAAGGAAGCCTCGAAGTCAGTTCGAAACATTCAATCAATCTATATCAAAGAGTTTCAGGCTACTGTTGAGAATAACCAGATTGTAAATTACCGAATTAACGCCAAAATTTCCTTTGTGGTCGAGAAAGTCTGAGGGCTTTTCAAGAAACAGGAACGTTACGTTATGCCCCGAGG
This window encodes:
- a CDS encoding dodecin domain-containing protein, with amino-acid sequence MAIVKVIEVLAQSEKGWEDAAQEALKEASKSVRNIQSIYIKEFQATVENNQIVNYRINAKISFVVEKV